The nucleotide sequence aacattttgtgtgttttttcAAATGCACAAACTTAAACTAACAAAACTAATCAATACAAACAGACTTTGTGTGAAATGCACGCCTTAACTAAGTAGTAACCACAATAAACAACAACTGTCGTCCGAGCCTGGCCTTTTCACTCAGGAGCAACATAGGGCAGTACCAAGAAAAAGCAAATCACTTTGGCAACTTGAGAGCTTGGTAGTGCCTTCCACCACATGGTATAGTTATCCAGCTATGCCATTTGAGAGTACGAGGTATACAGCTTGTAGTTGCGACGTCGGTAGTAGATCATGAGGCCATAGCTGGCGAACAGCAGAGCGATGACGATTAAAATGAGTATGCCTGATGGAAGATCGATAATGCTTTAATTCCATTAGACCGCAATCACCATTTACTCACCCGTCGCCGTGCCCAGATTGGCCTCCTCATAAGTCATCATCATTGTGGTGCGCTTGCATTCACGCTCCCAATCCACTGGCAGCACGTCTTGATAAAGGCTGACAAGACTCTTCAGGGGGCAGGAAGGACCACAACCTGGAATGTCCAGAGGCAGGGGTTCGGCGGTGGTGTTCTTGTAGAAAATGGACACCAGTGGCGTGTTGCTCTCATCCAGACGCATCTCCATTAGTATGCAAGCCGCGTAGGGAGGACTATGTATCTGTGGAATAcgaaaatatgttttataatCGCTGGCTCATCCAAATTAACTTATAAGATTACCTCAAACAACTTCAGGGCATTCAAAACGTTGGCTATGGTGGTATCATGGGCACTATAGACCCACATTGAACGATCTGGGTCTAGGCGCCTGGAGGATTTCTCTTCGAACCGATTGAAAATGTCTTTCAGCAGAGGACCCGCCTTTAGCCTGGCCAACTTTCGCGTGTAAGTGCTGATAACAAAAGCGAAATTGGCTACATAAGTAAGCTCTTCGCCACCGTAAACCTTTTTAGTCCACTCCGGCAGTGTCATGTTGTACAGATTCTCAATGAACAAGGTGTTGTTTAAATACTGGGCATCCACGAAGGTCTTAACTGAGCGTCCAGCTTTTTCGCTCAAGTAGGCAAAGAGATCACGGTGTTTTTCGGTCATGGCCTTGAACTCTGGCGAGGATTCCAGGGTGGCCAGCTCGTAGTCGAAGGCGGGACAGGGAGCCTTGGCGGCCAGGATGGGATCCTCCTTCTCGGGCGTCGTGTGAATGGGTATGGGCTGCCATTTGATGTCCGCGTTCCAGATGTCTTCACCTTGGGGCTCATACAGACCAGCCAGATTGGACTGGGCACTCATAAGGGTGCGATCCACATCGGTGGATTGCACAAAGATGTCCTCGTTGGAGTATTGGAAGGGCAGGAGGTTGGAATAGCGATTCCTCAGCCATTTTCCCAGGTCGTAGTGGTCTTGCTTACCAAGCTGTAGGGTTTAAGTTGGGTTTAGCCTGGGTTTAATCTAGGTTAATCCCCATTTAGAGTCACTTACATTCGTCAACTGACCCCAGCCGGTGGACCAGAACTTTCTCTCACCCCAGGGATCCGTGGGATACGGATCCACGGGCGTTCTGTCGCCGTGGCGATATATCTACAGAGCATAAAACCGATATAGCAGGGGCTCTCCACCAAGACAAGCGAAACTCTTACCACATGCACGAACTTCAGTTGGCCAGGCAATGTGGCCAACATGTCTGGTGGCTGACCTTCGGCATTAGCATAACCGTGGAGAGCATTGGCCAGTCCGAAAGACAGCACACATAGCAGGGGGATCACGATGAGGCAGCGCTGGCGGAGTTGGTTCCACATTTTCAAAGCTACACTTGTTACAAGTGACCCACAGCGACTGCGGGAAAACATATGTGAGCATTTGTGGATGCCAGCTATGGGGTTTACGGCTATGTGGGGGGTATATCATGCCCTTACCTCAACCGTATAACTGGCGATCTGGTCGTGCGTCGTTTGCATATATACACTTGGCAGTCTGAAGTTTAGGAAATTTCAGTTTTCCTTGTTTATAAAATTTTGGAAACAAGTTTGATAACCACACACAAAGCTTTGTTCCCCCGATAACGATTATTCGTCGCAGGCAACCCTGGTTCGTAACTGTAATGCCTTGGCGGGCAGTTTGAAAGTTTAAACGGATTTGGTATTTATGATTGTATTGATTGACTCGTCGTATCTAGTTGCACACAAGTAATATGGTTATTTAAGTATTGCATAAATATCGAAACAGTCTTAACTACGAATAACAAATATACTGTTGATGTTGGTCTTAAGAGTACACGGCTATAGgacaaattaaaagaaaagtCGTCGTTGTCTTAACTAAAAGATTCTGCGCGCGAaacaatgaaaaacaaaattcgGCTATTACATTATGAATTGGAGTACACGAGGACTGGCAAACATCGTAGTGGCGTTGCACTTGCTTAAAATCTCCTATTACCGCCCATATTTGGTCCGGGTCTGGGTCCGCTAAAGCTGAAAGTTAAGTTTACCATAGATTACTTTTGGACTATATGGTATGGTTAAAGTTGAACTCACCGGTTTCTTTGGCCTGGCGCTCCGCCTCCGGTGCCCAAAGGCGGGAACTCCGAGTGATATGCATTCATGCCATTCTGATTGTGACTTTTACCCCCTGCTCCGCCGCGTTTGTTTGGGCCTCCACCGCCGCCGGCTTGTTGACTGTTGGATTCGTGGCTGCTTCCACGTCTGGCATTAAAGCCTCCACCGCCGCCCCCATTAAAGAAGCCACGTCCTCCTGGAGGATTGCCCCTGTTGGCAGGAGGTACAAAATTGTATGTATTATGAGGTGCAATCTGATATACAACTTACCCATTGGCACCGCGGTTGCCCGAATTCATGGGCCCGTTGCCAAAGCGTCCAAAGCCcatttgctgctgctgatgctccACGGGCAGGGCAAAACCCCGGCGATCCTGTCGCACATGATTGCCTCCTGATCCTCCGCCGCCACCGCCCCTCTGATGCAGGGATCCTCCTCCCCCGCCAGAGGAGCTGCCCCCATGGAAGTCATTATTACTGCCTCCGCCGTATCCACTGGTCGGACTGTTCTTGAAGTTCCTCCTCCCAGCCTGAGATCCATTGTTGTCCCGCTGCTGAAACCGACTGTTGCCAAAGCGTCCTCCGTTTCCCTCGTTGTTTCCGCCGAACTTGCCACCGGTTGCAAACTTGTTCCTAAATCCCTGGCCCTGGCTGGAAGATTCATTGCTGTGTTGTGGTGGTCCCTTGGAGTAGGGAGCACTGCGCTGTTGTCTGTAGTTAGACTCATTCCTTACGGGTCCAAATTTGTTTGCTGCGGCGTTTGAACCCCTTGGGCCTCCGCCTTCGCTGGAATATCGGCCACCGCCGGCTTCTTCGCGGAAGCTGCGCTTGAAGTTGTTGCCGGATTCGGAAGGTCTCTTGTCAGATCCGCCACTTTGACCTGGAGGGGAGGATGATTTAGACGATGCATCTTGGGAGTGTGTaatagcctactctctgaggGCCTGCGACCCGGATTGTCACCAGAGCCCGGAGGACCGCCACGACTGCCATTCCCTGGGCCGTACTTCGGCCTGCCCGCCTCCACCACGATGGGCTGGCCCTTGAAGACGGTGCCGTTCAGGGCGGCGATGGCCGCATCTGCCATTTCTGTGGTCTCCAGGTGGACGAAAGCGCACCTGTTCATCACATCGCATTCGACCACGGAGCCATAGTTGGAGAACAGGCGACGCAGTTCGTCCGGCTTGCAGCGCGGCAGGCTGCCGACGAATACCTTGGCGGTCTGCATGGAGAAAGCTAGCGGATTACTCTGGACAATCCGGCGGCGGCTGCATCTTCAACGCTTACGTACAGTAGacatgtatttatttttctctaCAACTTTTCGccttttttcttcttttattGAATTGGAGATGGTACAATCTGATGGTCCACCTGACCGATTGGCAAACCCCCTCAATAGCTGGTAACTACAATCGCTATCGATATCGATAGACCCAAGCCTTTGCTgttgtttacaatttaaataatttgaaacaaattacGCTTTTTACCCGCCTTAACTGAAATGTGGCCTCCCGGGAGCGACGATAGCTACTCCGGCAACATGGACTACGGCAAGAACGTGGTGAACATCCTGCCCAGCGTGGAGATGCTGGTGAGCTTCAATGGCGACATGACGCGTTCCAATAAGCGGGCTTGTTTACTGTACGCGGAGCGGATGGATTTCAAGGAGCTGCTGGTGAGTGAATCTAGATAGGATGTAGTTAAGATCTCATTGATACCCCTCGCCCCACAGCAACTCCGTTTGGCGGAAAAGTCCGATCAGCGGCGCATGTACATAGCCACCGTGGACAGCACCTCCTTTCAGGAGCTCAAACAGGATCAGTCGCTGAATGTGACCTTCTCGGGGTTTCTGGACAATGTAGTGCGCATGCTGAAGGACTGCCAGTCGGGCAAACTGGAGCTCCACCTGTCTGGCAGAGATCAGAACATCTCCTCCGGCCGAGAAACACACGACTACCATCTGCAATTTGTGGAAATAAGGTCCTTCAAGAACCTGGTTCACCTCAGCCTGCCTTGTCGCTCTGCTCCATTGAACACCGTGCTGTTCTACATAAACAAAATGCTAGATGCctcccaaaaaaaacaatttatgcTGGAGCAGAGTATCCAGCAGATGCAGGTGGAAATCAACTCACAACGCGTGCACACGGAGAGATTAGGCACCGAGAACAAGAACCTCAGGGAAGCCATAGCGGAGAACACTCGCATGTTGGAGGAGAAGCATGCCGCCGAAATCCAGCAGTACCAGGATAAACTGGCCAAGGTAAACGAGCAGCGCGGCAATGAGCTGGAGCGGAATCGTAGAGCGATCTCTGGCCTGCAGGCGCAAATGGAAAAGGCTTCCCTGGAGAAAGCTGACCTCAAGTCAGCGCAAGAGCAGGCCGAGCAGCGATGTCAAACACTGGGAGAGGAGCTATCCTGTTGCAAGGCGCGTGTGTGCACCTTGAAGGAGCAGAATGACAAACTGCAAGGGGAGCTAGCCAATGCCAGAAAGCAGGAGCGCAAGTTGGAGTACAAGATCGAGGATCTCAAGCAGCACACAGCCGAACTGCAGGAGCACATACAAAAGGGCAATAAGGAGAAGGTACGTTTGAAAGAGGACATAACACATTAAAAGACTAAAGCCTTTATCCTTCGTAGGCCAACCTATCCGCTGAACTGGAGGCGGAGAAGAAAATATTGCATACCAAGCGACAGGCCTTGGAAATGGCCACTGAGGAAATCTCCAAGGCCAACCAGATAATCCTCAAGCAGAGCCAGGAGCTGCTCAACCACAAGAAGACCATTGCGTGGCGCACCGAGGTGGCTTTGCAGCAGGAAAAGGCCGTCCAGGCCAAGGACAGTCTGCTAACCCTGCGCGAGGATGAACTGCGTGAGGCACGCATAACCATAGAAAAACTGCGCGAGGAAATCCCCCAGCAACTGCAATCTATGAGAAACTTTGCTCAGAGCTTAGAGCAGAAGTATTCCAAACGTAGGTGATTAATCATCGTATGATTTCTGTCACTTATACCTGGCTCCTTTCAGAGATCCTCATCCTAAAAGAAAGGTTATCTATTCCCACTGGAAAGGAAAATCGTCGATAGTTCAACTTATTGTTAGTGCATTTCTCGTTTTTGTACAAGTTTAGTAAAGTTAGTTGTATTGTTCGGCTCTAGTCATAATCTTCGTGGACACTTTCACCTGCATGGGCAGTGGCCACGTTCACCGCCTGGCTGATGTCCTCGATTTGGTTCAGTTTCAGCCGCTCCCGAATGAGTTCCGCAATGGCCTTTTGGGTGCGTCGTTCCAGTCGCTCCAGCTTCTTGCTGGCATCCCGTTTGAGATCCCAGTCGGGTTTCCTAGGTGCCAGGTTGGATATATCAATCTCATCAATCACCATGGGCTGCTGCAGCAGACTCAGTTGGTCCTC is from Drosophila suzukii chromosome 3, CBGP_Dsuzu_IsoJpt1.0, whole genome shotgun sequence and encodes:
- the Sas-6 gene encoding spindle assembly abnormal protein 6 homolog, whose protein sequence is MWPPGSDDSYSGNMDYGKNVVNILPSVEMLVSFNGDMTRSNKRACLLYAERMDFKELLQLRLAEKSDQRRMYIATVDSTSFQELKQDQSLNVTFSGFLDNVVRMLKDCQSGKLELHLSGRDQNISSGRETHDYHLQFVEIRSFKNLVHLSLPCRSAPLNTVLFYINKMLDASQKKQFMLEQSIQQMQVEINSQRVHTERLGTENKNLREAIAENTRMLEEKHAAEIQQYQDKLAKVNEQRGNELERNRRAISGLQAQMEKASLEKADLKSAQEQAEQRCQTLGEELSCCKARVCTLKEQNDKLQGELANARKQERKLEYKIEDLKQHTAELQEHIQKGNKEKANLSAELEAEKKILHTKRQALEMATEEISKANQIILKQSQELLNHKKTIAWRTEVALQQEKAVQAKDSLLTLREDELREARITIEKLREEIPQQLQSMRNFAQSLEQKYSKQILILKERLSIPTGKENRR
- the LOC108015508 gene encoding keratin, type I cytoskeletal 9 — protein: MSTTAKVFVGSLPRCKPDELRRLFSNYGSVVECDVMNRCAFVHLETTEMADAAIAALNGTVFKGQPIVVEAGRPKYGPGNGSRGGPPGSGDNPGRRPSESQSGGSDKRPSESGNNFKRSFREEAGGGRYSSEGGGPRGSNAAANKFGPVRNESNYRQQRSAPYSKGPPQHSNESSSQGQGFRNKFATGGKFGGNNEGNGGRFGNSRFQQRDNNGSQAGRRNFKNSPTSGYGGGSNNDFHGGSSSGGGGGSLHQRGGGGGGSGGNHVRQDRRGFALPVEHQQQQMGFGRFGNGPMNSGNRGANGGNPPGGRGFFNGGGGGGFNARRGSSHESNSQQAGGGGGPNKRGGAGGKSHNQNGMNAYHSEFPPLGTGGGAPGQRNRFSGPRPGPNMGGNRRF
- the Acph-1 gene encoding prostatic acid phosphatase isoform X1 codes for the protein MFSRSRCGSLVTSVALKMWNQLRQRCLIVIPLLCVLSFGLANALHGYANAEGQPPDMLATLPGQLKFVHVIYRHGDRTPVDPYPTDPWGERKFWSTGWGQLTNLGKQDHYDLGKWLRNRYSNLLPFQYSNEDIFVQSTDVDRTLMSAQSNLAGLYEPQGEDIWNADIKWQPIPIHTTPEKEDPILAAKAPCPAFDYELATLESSPEFKAMTEKHRDLFAYLSEKAGRSVKTFVDAQYLNNTLFIENLYNMTLPEWTKKVYGGEELTYVANFAFVISTYTRKLARLKAGPLLKDIFNRFEEKSSRRLDPDRSMWVYSAHDTTIANVLNALKLFEIHSPPYAACILMEMRLDESNTPLVSIFYKNTTAEPLPLDIPGCGPSCPLKSLVSLYQDVLPVDWERECKRTTMMMTYEEANLGTATGILILIVIALLFASYGLMIYYRRRNYKLYTSYSQMA
- the LOC108015509 gene encoding coiled-coil domain-containing protein 12, with protein sequence MGIMDNNGVGKLTEASLKRKERLQKLREQAQNKGGDSSELNEKLPKPVFRSYKPQNESTEGEVLTQEPTGNIETAVEDQLSLLQQPMVIDEIDISNLAPRKPDWDLKRDASKKLERLERRTQKAIAELIRERLKLNQIEDISQAVNVATAHAGESVHEDYD
- the Acph-1 gene encoding prostatic acid phosphatase isoform X2, which translates into the protein MWNQLRQRCLIVIPLLCVLSFGLANALHGYANAEGQPPDMLATLPGQLKFVHVIYRHGDRTPVDPYPTDPWGERKFWSTGWGQLTNLGKQDHYDLGKWLRNRYSNLLPFQYSNEDIFVQSTDVDRTLMSAQSNLAGLYEPQGEDIWNADIKWQPIPIHTTPEKEDPILAAKAPCPAFDYELATLESSPEFKAMTEKHRDLFAYLSEKAGRSVKTFVDAQYLNNTLFIENLYNMTLPEWTKKVYGGEELTYVANFAFVISTYTRKLARLKAGPLLKDIFNRFEEKSSRRLDPDRSMWVYSAHDTTIANVLNALKLFEIHSPPYAACILMEMRLDESNTPLVSIFYKNTTAEPLPLDIPGCGPSCPLKSLVSLYQDVLPVDWERECKRTTMMMTYEEANLGTATGILILIVIALLFASYGLMIYYRRRNYKLYTSYSQMA